Proteins found in one uncultured Desulfuromonas sp. genomic segment:
- a CDS encoding cytochrome c biogenesis protein ResB: MSVKQRGFFGRLWDFFCSLKLTIFILIALAITSIIGTVIQQNLSRQEYLRVFSEDTYRVLDSLQFFDMYHSWWFIGLLLLFCVNLTCCSIKRLPRVWRLVHNPSVTPSEQMLKAFSNVDEKLVKGDLPTLIERMKAFVGAEFATAQVNEKDGSTYLYAEKAKYARFGVYVTHLSILIIFLGAIIGNLYGYKAFVNIPEGGESDRVWMRNGQTSIPLGFSVRCEDFSVEFYGNSQRPKEYESILTVIDQGETVIENRHIEVNDPLSYKGITFYQSSYGPAGDEVISIKVKVRGEDKADAFSLHRGQLVELPSGDRLRIADFTPMFRNFGPAARLEVLPKDGEARVVTLFKNFPKFDEERGGDYIFSLVDFDQLYYTGLQVTKDPGVWVVWLGCTLMIVGCLVAFFISHRRVWVVLTPQDNGKIGVRLVGSAHRNQPAFELYFDELKKKFRDELSA, from the coding sequence TTGAGTGTAAAGCAGCGTGGCTTTTTCGGCAGGTTGTGGGACTTTTTCTGTTCCCTCAAACTGACCATTTTTATTCTGATTGCCCTGGCAATTACCTCGATCATCGGTACGGTGATCCAACAGAATCTGTCCCGTCAGGAATATCTGCGGGTGTTCAGTGAAGACACCTATCGGGTGCTGGACAGCCTGCAGTTTTTTGATATGTACCACTCCTGGTGGTTTATCGGTTTGTTGCTGCTGTTTTGTGTCAACCTGACCTGTTGCTCCATTAAACGTCTGCCGCGGGTGTGGCGTCTGGTGCATAACCCCTCCGTGACGCCCAGTGAACAGATGCTCAAAGCGTTCTCCAACGTCGATGAGAAGCTGGTCAAGGGGGATCTGCCGACATTGATTGAGCGTATGAAAGCGTTTGTCGGTGCTGAGTTTGCTACGGCGCAGGTGAATGAAAAGGACGGCAGCACGTATCTGTATGCTGAAAAAGCCAAATACGCCCGCTTTGGTGTCTATGTTACCCACCTGTCGATCCTGATTATTTTTCTTGGTGCGATTATCGGCAACCTCTACGGCTATAAGGCGTTTGTCAATATCCCCGAAGGGGGTGAGTCGGACCGGGTTTGGATGCGTAACGGTCAGACTTCGATTCCTCTCGGTTTCTCAGTGCGTTGTGAAGACTTTTCCGTAGAGTTTTACGGCAATTCACAACGGCCCAAAGAGTACGAAAGTATCCTGACGGTCATCGATCAAGGTGAGACGGTGATCGAAAACCGTCACATTGAGGTCAATGATCCCTTAAGTTATAAAGGGATCACCTTCTACCAGTCGAGCTATGGTCCGGCCGGTGATGAAGTGATCTCCATCAAGGTCAAGGTTCGTGGTGAGGATAAGGCGGACGCTTTTTCCCTGCATCGGGGCCAATTGGTCGAGTTGCCCAGCGGAGATCGCCTGCGTATTGCCGATTTTACTCCCATGTTTCGCAATTTTGGCCCTGCTGCACGTCTCGAAGTGCTGCCCAAAGACGGTGAAGCACGTGTGGTGACTCTCTTCAAAAACTTCCCCAAATTCGATGAAGAGCGCGGCGGTGATTATATTTTCAGTCTGGTTGATTTTGACCAGTTATACTATACCGGTTTGCAGGTCACCAAAGACCCTGGTGTCTGGGTGGTCTGGCTGGGTTGTACCCTGATGATTGTCGGTTGTCTGGTGGCATTTTTCATTTCCCACCGTCGTGTGTGGGTGGTGCTGACTCCTCAAGATAACGGCAAAATTGGTGTGCGTCTGGTCGGTTCAGCGCATCGCAATCAACCGGCCTTTGAACTGTACTTCGACGAATTAAAAAAGAAATTTCGTGACGAGCTTTCTGCGTAA
- the ccsB gene encoding c-type cytochrome biogenesis protein CcsB — protein MTSGQLFNMVTIGYFAAMVLFIAYLATRSDMVAKLATLLSLAGFVVQTCAIGLRWYETYQIPGGAGYAPLSNLYESVVFFSWTILLIYLLIDWKYTQRSVGAFVLPFAFLAMTWAQLRLDSTISPLVPALQSNWLTYHVITCFLGYAAFAVACGVSIMYLIKVGKESPDSDAPAGGIVSLFPSAKILDDLNYKAIMIGFPLLSLGIITGAAWANYAWGTYWSWDPKETWSLIVWFIYAAFLHARITRGWAGRKAAILSIVGFAATIFCYLGVNLLLAGLHSYGS, from the coding sequence ATGACAAGTGGTCAGTTGTTCAATATGGTAACCATTGGCTATTTTGCTGCCATGGTGCTGTTCATCGCTTATCTGGCAACCCGTAGTGATATGGTGGCGAAACTGGCCACGCTGTTGTCGCTGGCCGGGTTCGTTGTTCAGACATGCGCCATTGGCTTGCGCTGGTATGAGACCTATCAGATTCCCGGTGGTGCCGGTTATGCGCCGCTGTCCAATCTGTATGAGTCGGTGGTGTTCTTTTCCTGGACGATTTTGCTGATTTATCTGTTGATTGATTGGAAATACACGCAGCGTTCCGTCGGAGCGTTTGTTTTGCCGTTTGCTTTTCTGGCTATGACCTGGGCGCAGTTGCGCCTTGATTCCACCATCTCACCGCTGGTTCCCGCGTTGCAGAGTAACTGGCTGACCTATCATGTTATCACCTGTTTTCTCGGTTATGCCGCTTTTGCCGTGGCCTGCGGTGTGTCGATCATGTATTTGATCAAAGTGGGCAAGGAGTCTCCGGATTCGGATGCGCCGGCCGGTGGTATTGTCAGTTTGTTTCCCAGTGCCAAGATTCTTGATGACCTCAACTACAAGGCCATCATGATCGGTTTTCCTCTGCTGTCCCTGGGGATCATCACCGGGGCGGCCTGGGCCAACTATGCCTGGGGTACTTACTGGAGCTGGGACCCCAAGGAGACCTGGAGTCTGATTGTCTGGTTTATTTACGCTGCGTTCCTGCATGCCCGTATTACCCGAGGTTGGGCCGGTCGCAAGGCGGCGATTCTGTCGATTGTTGGTTTTGCCGCAACAATTTTCTGCTATCTTGGCGTCAATCTGTTGCTGGCCGGACTTCACTCCTACGGTTCGTAA
- the purD gene encoding phosphoribosylamine--glycine ligase has protein sequence MKILVVGGGGREHALVWKIAQSPLVEKVYCAPGNPGMKELAETVHLAVDNIDGLCDFAIKEQIDLTVVGPELPLTLGIVDRFKAQGLAIFGPSKAAAQIEGSKGFSKDLMAKYGIKTAAYESFTDRDAAAAYIRRQGAPIVVKVDGLAAGKGVILAQNEDEAIAAVDDILVKKTFGDAGDAVVVEEFLTGEEASFFAFTDGKNILPLASSQDHKQIFDGDKGPNTGGMGAYSPAPVVTDALYQRIVDEVVQPTIDGMAAEGCPYCGILFVGLMIENDDFKVLEFNARFGDPECQPLLSRMKSDVVPVLLDCARGELTTKALEWYDRAAVCVVLAAGGYPASYSKGDVIEGIDAANAVDGVRVFHAGTAEQDGRIVTAGGRVLGVTGWGETVAVAIDKAYEGADKIQWNGMQMRRDIGKKALNR, from the coding sequence ATGAAAATTCTCGTCGTTGGTGGGGGCGGTCGTGAACACGCTCTGGTGTGGAAAATAGCCCAATCTCCTCTGGTTGAAAAAGTTTACTGCGCACCGGGGAACCCCGGTATGAAGGAACTGGCCGAAACTGTGCATTTGGCGGTTGATAATATCGACGGCCTGTGTGATTTTGCCATAAAAGAACAGATTGATCTGACGGTTGTCGGGCCGGAGTTGCCACTGACGCTGGGAATTGTCGATCGCTTCAAAGCGCAGGGCCTGGCGATCTTTGGACCCAGTAAAGCAGCCGCCCAGATTGAGGGCAGCAAGGGGTTCTCCAAGGACCTGATGGCCAAATACGGGATCAAGACGGCGGCCTACGAATCGTTTACCGATCGCGATGCGGCCGCGGCTTATATTCGTCGGCAAGGCGCTCCTATTGTGGTTAAAGTCGATGGCCTGGCTGCCGGCAAGGGTGTGATCCTGGCGCAGAACGAAGACGAAGCCATTGCTGCCGTGGACGACATCCTGGTGAAAAAGACTTTTGGCGATGCCGGCGATGCCGTGGTCGTGGAAGAGTTTCTGACTGGCGAAGAAGCGTCCTTCTTTGCGTTTACCGATGGAAAAAATATCCTGCCTTTGGCGTCGTCTCAGGACCACAAACAGATTTTTGATGGCGATAAAGGCCCCAATACCGGCGGTATGGGAGCGTACTCCCCGGCTCCGGTTGTTACGGACGCGCTGTATCAGCGTATTGTCGATGAAGTGGTCCAACCCACTATTGATGGTATGGCTGCCGAAGGCTGTCCGTACTGCGGTATCTTGTTTGTCGGCCTGATGATTGAAAACGACGACTTTAAAGTGCTCGAATTTAACGCCCGTTTCGGCGACCCCGAGTGTCAGCCGCTGTTGTCGCGGATGAAATCGGATGTGGTTCCTGTGCTGCTTGATTGTGCGCGTGGCGAACTGACCACCAAGGCGCTGGAATGGTATGACCGTGCCGCGGTGTGTGTGGTTCTGGCGGCCGGTGGTTATCCCGCCAGCTACAGCAAGGGCGATGTGATCGAAGGAATCGACGCCGCCAATGCCGTTGATGGTGTTCGGGTGTTCCATGCCGGCACTGCGGAACAGGATGGCCGAATTGTCACTGCTGGTGGCCGAGTGCTCGGTGTGACTGGCTGGGGCGAGACCGTTGCGGTGGCCATTGATAAAGCGTATGAAGGTGCAGACAAGATTCAGTGGAACGGCATGCAGATGCGCCGTGATATCGGCAAGAAAGCCCTGAACCGATAA
- a CDS encoding ASKHA domain-containing protein has protein sequence MSSSLSLALDLGTTTLCGRLLDGEGRVMAEQTLFNPQIAFGSDVIRRLEVAHDGGGEALARALLDGIDQVTDLLLQQTGASRQNIVHAAAAGNSAISLLLQQQPVDSLLFPPHRPAQKTGVCLPLADLPVPLYLFPLVSGYVGGDLVAVLYNHPNPAPGTFFIDVGTNGEMALYTGTQWWVSSVAAGPAFEGGNIASGMPAGPGAICRVGLEDDRLAWQTCDGGRPVGLCGSGLIELIAVARRGGLIDTHGTIVDADEVETNLMRYLVTVEGQVALQLYRDAQHRVLVTQEDIRHFQLAKAAVHAGAECLLARAQMTVSELNAVVVTGALGFSLAVDCLRTVGLLPAAMIDKVVFEQGGVLNGLARYLCRERDDDDVEALARRLRPYPLSGTPHFERAFVAAMDFPSLPNAVAQNG, from the coding sequence ATGTCATCGTCTCTGTCTTTGGCTCTCGACCTTGGAACCACCACCCTGTGTGGTCGTCTGCTTGATGGCGAGGGCCGGGTGATGGCCGAGCAGACGCTGTTTAATCCCCAGATTGCATTCGGCAGCGATGTGATCCGCCGCCTTGAAGTTGCCCACGATGGCGGAGGCGAAGCGCTGGCCCGGGCGTTATTAGATGGCATTGACCAGGTTACTGACCTGCTACTTCAGCAGACCGGGGCTTCACGTCAGAATATTGTTCATGCCGCCGCTGCCGGTAATTCCGCCATCAGCTTGTTGCTACAGCAACAACCGGTGGATTCCCTGCTTTTCCCCCCCCATCGCCCAGCTCAGAAAACCGGTGTCTGCCTCCCCTTGGCTGACCTTCCGGTGCCGCTTTATCTGTTTCCTCTGGTCAGTGGGTATGTTGGTGGCGACCTGGTGGCGGTGTTGTACAATCATCCCAATCCCGCGCCCGGGACTTTTTTTATTGATGTCGGTACCAATGGCGAGATGGCCCTCTATACCGGCACGCAGTGGTGGGTCAGTTCCGTTGCGGCGGGGCCGGCTTTTGAAGGGGGCAATATCGCCAGTGGCATGCCCGCCGGACCGGGGGCGATCTGCCGGGTTGGGTTAGAAGATGATCGGTTGGCATGGCAGACCTGTGATGGTGGCCGACCGGTGGGATTGTGCGGCAGCGGGCTGATCGAGTTGATTGCCGTGGCACGGCGTGGTGGCCTGATTGATACGCATGGAACCATTGTTGATGCCGATGAGGTTGAAACCAACCTGATGCGCTACCTCGTTACGGTGGAGGGTCAGGTCGCCCTGCAGCTGTATCGCGATGCACAGCACCGCGTTCTGGTGACTCAGGAGGATATTCGCCATTTTCAATTGGCCAAAGCTGCAGTGCATGCCGGAGCCGAATGTTTGTTGGCTCGTGCGCAGATGACAGTTAGTGAATTGAACGCGGTGGTCGTGACCGGGGCATTGGGCTTTTCCCTGGCGGTGGATTGTCTCAGAACCGTGGGGTTGCTGCCTGCGGCCATGATCGACAAAGTGGTCTTTGAGCAGGGGGGAGTGCTTAACGGTTTGGCCCGTTATCTGTGCCGGGAAAGAGACGATGACGATGTGGAGGCGTTGGCGCGGCGTCTGCGCCCTTATCCGTTGTCCGGCACGCCCCATTTCGAACGCGCATTCGTTGCGGCGATGGATTTCCCCTCTTTGCCAAACGCGGTGGCGCAAAATGGTTGA
- the alr gene encoding alanine racemase — MKTYRPTHVAIDLDALRHNYQVLRKAMRPDWRMLAVVKADAYGHGAVPLARTLEEAGADLFGVAIIEEGLELRAAGISRPILMLGGPCPGQESAVIEHDLHVAVFEIEQLKRLEQAAQQAGKSCFCHLKIDSGMGRLGVRDEQLDEVLRFFLASETLQLVGIMTHFALADCPDHPLTAQQQAHFKRALAKVRDAGLTLEYIHSSNSAAIFSDVNGGCNLVRPGIALYGGQPFEDRTLPLEPVMALRTEIAHLKQLTTGSGVSYGHRFIAQRPTLIAAIPVGYADGYNRLLSNCGTALIRGQKVAVAGTVCMDWTLLDVTDVANVQCGDRVTLLGCDGDECVLAEQWAEKVGTISYEVFCQISKRVPRHYQP; from the coding sequence ATGAAAACCTATCGCCCGACTCACGTTGCTATTGATCTGGATGCCCTGCGGCACAATTACCAGGTGTTGCGCAAAGCCATGCGCCCTGACTGGCGCATGCTTGCCGTGGTTAAAGCCGATGCTTATGGTCATGGCGCCGTTCCCTTGGCTCGCACTCTGGAAGAGGCTGGTGCCGATCTGTTTGGTGTCGCCATTATTGAAGAGGGCCTGGAGTTGCGCGCTGCGGGCATTTCCCGGCCAATCCTTATGCTGGGTGGACCGTGCCCCGGTCAGGAGTCTGCGGTCATTGAACACGACCTGCATGTGGCCGTTTTTGAAATAGAGCAATTGAAGCGCCTTGAACAGGCGGCTCAGCAGGCGGGGAAAAGCTGTTTCTGCCATCTCAAAATTGACAGCGGCATGGGACGCCTTGGTGTTCGCGATGAACAGCTTGATGAGGTGCTTCGTTTTTTTCTCGCCTCTGAGACGTTGCAACTTGTCGGTATTATGACCCATTTTGCTCTGGCCGACTGTCCTGACCATCCTCTGACCGCGCAGCAGCAGGCACATTTCAAGCGTGCGCTGGCCAAGGTGCGCGATGCCGGTCTCACTTTGGAATATATCCACTCCTCCAACAGTGCCGCCATCTTCAGCGATGTCAACGGTGGCTGCAATCTGGTTCGCCCGGGGATTGCGTTGTACGGTGGTCAGCCGTTCGAGGATCGTACGCTGCCGTTGGAGCCGGTGATGGCCCTTCGGACCGAAATTGCCCACCTGAAACAGTTGACGACCGGCAGTGGGGTTTCCTACGGACACCGTTTTATTGCCCAGCGTCCAACGTTGATCGCGGCGATTCCTGTTGGTTATGCCGATGGCTATAATCGTCTGTTGTCCAATTGTGGCACGGCTCTGATTCGCGGTCAGAAGGTTGCTGTTGCCGGAACCGTATGCATGGATTGGACTCTGCTTGATGTCACCGATGTTGCCAATGTCCAATGCGGTGATCGTGTCACCTTGTTGGGCTGTGATGGCGACGAATGTGTTCTTGCGGAGCAGTGGGCGGAAAAAGTTGGTACAATCAGCTATGAGGTGTTCTGTCAGATCAGTAAACGGGTGCCTCGCCATTATCAGCCTTAA
- the purE gene encoding 5-(carboxyamino)imidazole ribonucleotide mutase, protein MKQQPAIGILMGSDSDYEVMVEAAKVLKAFDVPFEMIVSSAHRSPERTADYASTATSRGIKALIVGAGAAAHLAGVIASETTLPIIGVPIDSSALKGMDALLATVQMPGGIPVATMAIGKAGAKNAGIFAVQLLALSDSALAEKLVTSRQQMAQGVADKSDKLQQRLAADGL, encoded by the coding sequence ATGAAGCAACAACCCGCCATTGGTATTTTGATGGGCAGTGATTCCGACTACGAAGTGATGGTCGAGGCTGCCAAGGTTCTCAAAGCGTTTGATGTCCCTTTTGAGATGATCGTCAGCAGTGCCCACCGTTCACCAGAGCGCACTGCCGACTATGCGTCAACGGCGACTTCACGTGGTATCAAAGCGTTGATCGTTGGTGCCGGTGCCGCCGCGCACCTGGCCGGAGTGATCGCTTCGGAAACCACTCTGCCGATCATCGGTGTGCCCATCGACAGTTCAGCGCTCAAGGGGATGGATGCGTTGCTGGCTACGGTTCAGATGCCGGGGGGCATTCCCGTGGCAACCATGGCTATTGGCAAAGCCGGCGCCAAGAATGCCGGGATTTTCGCTGTTCAGCTGTTAGCTCTGTCCGACAGCGCTCTGGCGGAAAAACTGGTCACGTCACGCCAGCAGATGGCTCAGGGTGTGGCGGATAAGAGTGACAAACTGCAGCAGCGCCTTGCCGCTGACGGGCTGTAA
- a CDS encoding tRNA1(Val) (adenine(37)-N6)-methyltransferase: MTHLALADNETLDRLDGLGVDIIQHRDGYRFSIDPVLLTDFCRPRQRERVVDLGCGSAVMALILARAFPSLSVVGLELQSAQVARARKSVVLNGLEDRINVQQSDVREVPTAWHGDFDLVVCNPPFRPLGQGRCSQGDERALSRHEVSGGLDAFVRASAVLLKHGGRLAMVHLAERSAELMAALSCHGLAVKRLRYVHSRQGSPARLVLIEGRKGGQPGVTIDAPLYLYRDRESKSPATGQRDRYSEEVEQIYAGRMRSG; this comes from the coding sequence ATGACCCACCTGGCTTTGGCTGACAATGAAACCCTGGATCGACTTGATGGTCTCGGTGTGGACATCATTCAGCACCGCGATGGCTACCGCTTCTCCATTGATCCGGTGCTACTGACTGATTTCTGCCGACCGCGTCAGCGCGAGCGGGTTGTTGATCTTGGCTGTGGCAGTGCCGTGATGGCCCTGATTCTGGCGCGCGCTTTTCCGTCGCTGTCCGTGGTTGGACTGGAGTTGCAATCAGCTCAGGTGGCACGCGCTCGTAAGAGTGTCGTTCTGAACGGCCTGGAAGATCGGATAAACGTTCAGCAGTCCGATGTGCGAGAGGTGCCGACGGCATGGCATGGCGATTTTGATCTGGTTGTGTGCAACCCGCCGTTTCGTCCTCTGGGCCAAGGACGTTGTTCGCAGGGCGATGAGCGGGCGCTTTCACGTCACGAAGTCTCCGGTGGATTGGATGCGTTTGTACGGGCGTCAGCCGTGCTGCTCAAGCACGGTGGTCGTCTGGCCATGGTTCACCTGGCCGAGCGCAGTGCGGAACTGATGGCCGCTCTAAGTTGCCACGGCCTTGCCGTCAAGCGGTTGCGTTATGTCCACAGCCGTCAGGGGAGCCCCGCGCGACTTGTTCTGATCGAAGGGCGCAAGGGCGGTCAGCCCGGTGTTACCATTGACGCGCCACTTTATTTGTATCGTGACCGGGAGTCGAAGTCGCCCGCAACCGGGCAGCGTGATCGCTATAGTGAGGAAGTGGAGCAGATCTATGCGGGGCGCATGCGTTCAGGATGA
- the purH gene encoding bifunctional phosphoribosylaminoimidazolecarboxamide formyltransferase/IMP cyclohydrolase gives MAVIKRALVSVSDKTGVVDFARELSSYGVEILSTGGTAKLLREEGLNVKDVSDYTGFPEMLDGRVKTLHPKVHGGLLGLRDNEEHVAKMAEHGIEPIDMVVVNLYPFEATVAKPDCTLVDAIENIDIGGPTMLRSAAKNNRFVTVVVNHADYATVLDEMRQNGGAVSEQTNFKLAVKVYQHTAAYDGAISNWLGNRVEEEVTTFPSALTLQFQQSQVMRYGENPHQNAAFYVEKNVAEASIATAKQLQGKALSYNNIGDTDAALECVKQFNDGPACVIVKHANPCGVAVGKTALEAYERAFSTDPESAFGGIIALNCALDGETAKAIVDRQFVEVIIAPTVSAEAIEIVKAKKNVRLLECGQWPETPADRFEYKRVNGGLLVQDADHALYGDLKVVTKRQPTEQEMKDLLFTWRVAKFVKSNAIVYGKDAMTIGVGAGQMSRVNSARIAAIKADHAGLDVKGSAMASDAFFPFRDGLDNAAAVGVTAVIQPGGSIRDEEVIAAANEHGIAMVFTGMRHFRH, from the coding sequence ATGGCCGTGATCAAACGTGCTCTTGTCAGCGTTTCCGACAAAACCGGTGTTGTCGACTTTGCCCGGGAACTCAGTTCGTATGGTGTTGAAATCCTCTCAACCGGCGGAACCGCCAAGTTGTTACGTGAAGAGGGGCTGAACGTCAAGGATGTTTCCGATTATACCGGGTTTCCCGAAATGCTCGACGGTCGGGTGAAAACACTGCACCCCAAGGTGCATGGCGGCCTGCTTGGCTTGCGTGACAATGAAGAGCATGTGGCAAAGATGGCGGAGCACGGCATTGAACCGATCGATATGGTCGTGGTGAATCTCTACCCGTTTGAGGCCACGGTGGCCAAACCGGATTGTACACTGGTGGACGCCATTGAAAATATTGATATTGGCGGTCCGACCATGCTGCGTAGTGCCGCAAAAAACAACCGTTTTGTCACTGTCGTTGTGAACCATGCCGACTATGCCACGGTGCTTGATGAGATGCGTCAGAATGGGGGGGCTGTTTCCGAACAGACCAATTTCAAGCTGGCGGTCAAGGTGTATCAGCACACGGCAGCCTATGATGGTGCCATTTCCAACTGGCTGGGCAACCGTGTTGAGGAAGAGGTTACCACCTTCCCCAGCGCATTGACGTTGCAATTTCAGCAGAGCCAGGTGATGCGATACGGTGAAAACCCCCATCAGAATGCGGCATTTTATGTTGAAAAGAATGTGGCCGAAGCGTCCATTGCCACGGCCAAGCAGTTGCAGGGCAAGGCGTTGTCCTATAACAATATCGGTGACACCGATGCCGCACTGGAGTGCGTCAAGCAGTTCAACGATGGCCCGGCCTGTGTCATTGTCAAGCACGCCAATCCCTGTGGTGTGGCTGTTGGCAAGACTGCGCTGGAAGCTTATGAGCGTGCGTTCAGCACCGATCCTGAGTCGGCCTTTGGTGGTATCATCGCCCTGAACTGCGCCCTGGATGGTGAAACCGCCAAAGCAATTGTTGATCGTCAGTTTGTCGAGGTGATCATTGCCCCGACAGTGAGTGCTGAAGCCATCGAAATCGTCAAGGCCAAGAAAAATGTCCGTCTGCTTGAGTGTGGTCAGTGGCCGGAAACTCCGGCGGATCGTTTCGAGTACAAGCGCGTCAATGGTGGCCTGCTGGTGCAGGATGCTGATCATGCCTTGTACGGTGATCTCAAGGTCGTGACCAAGCGTCAGCCGACCGAGCAGGAGATGAAAGATCTGCTGTTCACCTGGCGGGTGGCGAAATTCGTCAAGTCAAATGCCATTGTTTATGGCAAGGACGCGATGACCATCGGTGTTGGAGCCGGTCAGATGAGCCGTGTCAACTCGGCGCGCATTGCCGCCATCAAGGCCGATCATGCCGGACTTGATGTTAAGGGCTCGGCCATGGCCTCTGATGCCTTCTTCCCGTTTCGTGACGGGCTGGACAATGCGGCGGCCGTTGGTGTTACCGCGGTGATCCAGCCGGGTGGTTCGATCCGTGATGAAGAAGTCATTGCCGCGGCGAATGAGCATGGTATTGCCATGGTGTTCACCGGCATGCGTCATTTCCGTCACTAA
- a CDS encoding EAL domain-containing protein: protein MQYADLLENSNDLIQVVGFDGRIIYVNRMWQETLGYGNDDLAQVNFFDLLHADFHCDCQDRIQRLMSGETVPRFEVEYKTRYGHKIIAEGSISLYKENGEPCGIQGFFRDITARKETEKALQTSEERFRTIYESSVAGIAMLAPDGHFLQANSAFCNFLGYSEEELLQLKITDVTHPEDIKDTLSRRNIACANRLHSIVCEKRYIRKDGSVFWAQLSSTWFFDDNGNPLYTVPVIQDITRRKEAEQRIRELAYYDSLTGLANRTLFNDRLDQVMARSRRRQSRFALMFLDLDRFKGVNDTLGHAVGDAMLRQAAERLTSCLRENDTVARLGGDEFVIILSDYKGDANLPRVADKILKSLSSPFDLGVREVYSSTSIGIAIYPEDGDEATDLLRHADMAMYAAKESGGDTFRFYSSEMNARAVSRMDMEANLRRALEQEEFFIEYQPQIDLITNKVAGVEALLRWQHPQLGVIPPTQFIGLAEETNLILPLGEWVMQRVFEQCVMWKREGYLPFRVGINVSGRQFAQPDFVDMVCRLLDETGAAPELLEFEITESVVMKDVDAAVLTLEALKKLGINMAIDDFGTGYSSLSCLKHLPLNRLKIDKSFISDLQDNADDRAIVEATIAMAKRLDLGVTAEGVETEGQYGFVQKRECDEVQGFYFSRPLSPSEVADTWLIKR, encoded by the coding sequence GTGCAATACGCAGATCTGTTAGAGAATAGTAACGATCTGATTCAGGTCGTTGGCTTTGACGGCCGTATTATCTATGTGAATCGCATGTGGCAGGAAACTCTGGGGTATGGCAATGATGACCTGGCACAAGTGAATTTCTTTGACCTGTTGCATGCGGATTTCCATTGTGACTGCCAGGACCGTATTCAGCGGCTGATGTCCGGTGAGACGGTTCCGCGTTTTGAGGTGGAATACAAAACACGCTACGGCCATAAGATTATTGCCGAAGGCAGTATCTCTTTGTATAAGGAAAACGGAGAACCCTGTGGGATTCAGGGATTCTTTCGTGACATCACCGCACGTAAAGAGACAGAAAAAGCGCTGCAGACATCTGAAGAACGCTTTCGGACGATTTATGAATCGTCCGTGGCCGGTATCGCTATGCTGGCTCCTGATGGTCATTTTCTTCAGGCCAATTCCGCATTCTGCAATTTTCTCGGTTACAGCGAGGAGGAGTTGCTGCAGTTGAAAATCACTGATGTCACCCATCCGGAGGATATCAAAGATACCTTAAGCCGGCGTAATATCGCCTGCGCCAACCGCCTTCACTCCATTGTTTGTGAAAAACGCTATATCCGCAAAGACGGCAGTGTGTTCTGGGCTCAGCTCTCCTCAACCTGGTTTTTTGATGACAATGGCAATCCACTCTATACGGTGCCGGTGATTCAGGATATCACCCGCCGCAAAGAGGCCGAACAGCGGATTCGTGAATTGGCTTATTACGACAGCCTGACCGGATTGGCCAATCGGACGCTGTTCAATGATCGCCTGGATCAGGTGATGGCCCGCTCGCGGCGTCGTCAGAGTCGTTTTGCCCTGATGTTCCTTGATCTCGACCGCTTTAAAGGGGTCAACGACACACTCGGTCATGCTGTAGGTGACGCGATGTTGCGCCAGGCGGCCGAGCGCTTGACCAGCTGTCTGCGTGAAAATGATACGGTGGCCCGCCTGGGCGGGGATGAATTTGTCATTATCCTTTCCGATTATAAGGGGGATGCCAATCTGCCGCGCGTTGCCGACAAAATTCTCAAATCACTCTCGAGTCCCTTTGACCTGGGAGTCCGGGAAGTGTACAGCTCGACCAGCATTGGGATCGCCATCTATCCAGAGGATGGTGATGAAGCGACCGATCTGTTGCGTCATGCGGATATGGCCATGTACGCGGCGAAAGAGTCCGGTGGCGATACGTTCCGTTTCTATTCTTCTGAAATGAATGCCCGTGCCGTGTCGCGTATGGATATGGAAGCCAATCTGCGCCGCGCCTTGGAACAGGAAGAGTTTTTCATCGAGTACCAGCCGCAGATCGATTTGATCACCAACAAAGTGGCCGGTGTTGAGGCGCTGCTGCGCTGGCAACACCCGCAGTTGGGCGTGATTCCACCAACCCAGTTTATTGGCTTGGCGGAAGAAACTAATCTGATCTTGCCGTTGGGCGAATGGGTGATGCAGCGGGTGTTCGAGCAATGTGTCATGTGGAAGCGGGAGGGCTACCTGCCGTTCCGGGTCGGCATCAATGTTTCCGGGCGCCAATTTGCCCAACCGGATTTTGTGGATATGGTCTGCCGATTACTCGATGAGACCGGTGCGGCTCCCGAGTTGTTGGAATTTGAGATCACCGAAAGTGTGGTGATGAAGGATGTCGATGCCGCGGTGCTGACCCTCGAAGCCCTTAAAAAGCTGGGGATCAACATGGCGATTGATGATTTCGGCACCGGTTACTCGTCGTTGAGTTGTTTGAAACATCTGCCATTGAATCGGTTGAAGATCGATAAATCATTTATCTCCGATCTGCAGGATAATGCCGATGACCGGGCGATTGTCGAGGCGACCATTGCCATGGCCAAGCGTCTGGATCTCGGTGTGACCGCCGAAGGAGTCGAGACCGAAGGGCAGTATGGTTTTGTGCAGAAGCGGGAGTGTGACGAAGTGCAGGGGTTCTATTTCAGTCGTCCTCTGTCTCCCAGCGAAGTGGCGGATACCTGGTTGATCAAACGCTAG